One segment of Paramormyrops kingsleyae isolate MSU_618 chromosome 8, PKINGS_0.4, whole genome shotgun sequence DNA contains the following:
- the LOC111854212 gene encoding ras-related protein Rab-5B-like encodes MAGRPLRFNGQPQPSKLCQFKLVLLGESAVGKSSLVLRFVKGQFQEYQESTIGAAFLTQSVCLDDTTVKFEIWDTAGQERYHSLAPMYYRGAQAAVVVYDITNAETFARAKTWVQELQRQASPNIVMVLAGNKADLSGKRTVEYEGAQVYADDNSLLFMETSAKTGMNVRDLFLAIAKKLPKNEPQSSAGGAAGPGVRAGVDLNQPSQAVKGQCCGN; translated from the exons ATGGCAGGGCGCCCCTTGCGATTCAACGGCCAACCTCAGCCCAGCAAACTGTGCCAGTTCAAACTGGTACTGCTGGGAGAGTCTGCAGTGGGCAAGTCCAGTTTGGTGTTGCGCTTTGTCAAAGGCCAATTTCAGGAGTACCAGGAGAGCACCATTGGAG CTGCATTCCTGACTCAGTCTGTGTGCCTGGACGACACCACAGTGAAGTTTGAGATCTGGGACACGGCCGGACAGGAACGCTACCACAGTCTGGCCCCCATGTACTACAGAGGAGCCCAAGCGGCCGTTGTGGTGTATGACATCACTAATGCA GAGACGTTTGCCCGTGCCAAGACTTGGGTGCAAGAACTTCAGAGACAAGCCAGCCCGAACATTGTAATGGTGCTGGCTGGGAACAAGGCCGACTTGTCCGGCAAGAGGACCGTGGAATATGAG GGGGCACAGGTCTATGCAGATGACAACAGCCTTCTGTTTATGGAAACCTCTGCAAAGACTGGAATGAATGTCCGTGACCTTTTCCTCGCCATCG CCAAGAAACTGCCAAAAAATGAGCCTCAGAGCAGTGCAGGTGGGGCCGCGGGCCCGGGGGTTCGAGCAGGTGTTGATCTGAACCAGCCCAGTCAGGCTGTCAAGGGCCAGTGTTGTGGGAACTGA
- the LOC111854202 gene encoding uncharacterized protein isoform X1: protein MTMQSGTLDRLSTPRTRTLSRGMSEDDSLRHIIKEAEGSARRLMRADSRTSSAKKLDKSESQSEEDLIMRLPEMLDLQACYSDTLQELRGLELQRETLVFQVDCLQDALERAEEMLAEAQREAGDTSAELERERQTRKKLEDTVDALMQELESLRAMNQATPGVTDSTGNAVVIIEQDSSPSGLGSTQGTVESPVKRSSETTPDGALPSSEQSANEEGSSHTPPFRDVLKQSSVDSEGSQTAVTEDHQENKQTADSTVTSESPLARFNRIVQKAFAQLPSLALDTSPPQGGIIGRPQSRAEGGMPHEEVLAETSSEWCDSVILQESFPGDAPCEAQENIPDTTPPLVQAESNEDSSSLSNPAEEQRADADSQAGPPPSPPKDHQDQQPGLDPKGLKNPEHCTLS, encoded by the exons ATGACAATGCAGTCCGGCACCCTGGACAGACTGAGCACGCCGAGGACGCGAACGCTCTCCCGGGGAATGAGTGAGGACGATTCGCTCCGGCACATAATCAAGGAG GCTGAAGGTTCAGCAAGGCGACTGATGCGAGCGGACAGCAGAACAAGCTCTGCCAAGAAGCTGGATAAAAGTGAAAGCCAG AGTGAAGAGGATCTGATTATGAGACTTCCTGAGATG CTGGACCTCCAGGCGTGCTACAGTGACACTCTGCAGGAGCTGCGCGGTCTGGAGCTCCAGCGGGAGACACTGGTGTTTcaggtggactgtctgcaggacGCCCTCGAGAGGGCGGAGGAGATGCTCGCCGAGGCACAACGGGAAGCTGGAGACACCAGTGCG GAGCTGGAGCGAGAGAGGCAGACCAGAAAGAAACTGGAGGATACTGTGGATGCTCTCATGCAAGAGCTGGAGAGCCTGAGAGCG ATGAATCAGGCCACACCTGGTGTGACGGATAGTACAGGAAATGCAGTGGTGATTATAGAGCAAGACAGCAGCCCATCTGGCCTGGGATCTACACAAGGGACAGTGGAATCTCCAGTGAAGAGGTCTTCAGAGACCACTCCAGACGGTGCTCTTCCTTCATCAGAGCAATCTGCCAATGAAGAAGGTAGTTCACATACCCCTCCATTCAGGGACGTACTTAAGCAGTCATCAGTGGATTCTGAAGGCTCGCAGACTGCAGTTACTGAAGACCACCAAGAGAATAAGCAGACGGCAGACAGCACTGTGACCAGTGAGAGCCCCCTTGCCAGATTTAATAGAATAGTCCAAAAGGCCTTTGCTCAATTGCCTTCTTTAGCTTTGGACACCAGCCCTCCCCAAGGCGGGATTATTGGGCGTccccagagcagagcagaggggGGCATGCCTCATGAAGAGGTGCTGGCGGAGACCTCTTCAGAGTGGTGTGACAGTGTGATTTTACAGGAATCCTTTCCAGGTGACGCCCCGTGTGAAGCACAGGAGAATATTCCTGATACTACCCCACCTTTGGTGCAGGCAGAATCGAATGAGGACTCCTCGTCTCTGAGTAATCCTGCTGAGGAACAGAGGGCCGATGCAGATAGCCAGGCAGGTCCTCCTCCCAGCCCTCCTAAGGACCATCAAGACCAACAGCCTGGTCTTGATCCCAAGGGCCTAAAGAACCCTGAGCACTGTACCTTATCTTGA
- the LOC111854202 gene encoding uncharacterized protein isoform X2, with protein sequence MRADSRTSSAKKLDKSESQSEEDLIMRLPEMLDLQACYSDTLQELRGLELQRETLVFQVDCLQDALERAEEMLAEAQREAGDTSAELERERQTRKKLEDTVDALMQELESLRAMNQATPGVTDSTGNAVVIIEQDSSPSGLGSTQGTVESPVKRSSETTPDGALPSSEQSANEEGSSHTPPFRDVLKQSSVDSEGSQTAVTEDHQENKQTADSTVTSESPLARFNRIVQKAFAQLPSLALDTSPPQGGIIGRPQSRAEGGMPHEEVLAETSSEWCDSVILQESFPGDAPCEAQENIPDTTPPLVQAESNEDSSSLSNPAEEQRADADSQAGPPPSPPKDHQDQQPGLDPKGLKNPEHCTLS encoded by the exons ATGCGAGCGGACAGCAGAACAAGCTCTGCCAAGAAGCTGGATAAAAGTGAAAGCCAG AGTGAAGAGGATCTGATTATGAGACTTCCTGAGATG CTGGACCTCCAGGCGTGCTACAGTGACACTCTGCAGGAGCTGCGCGGTCTGGAGCTCCAGCGGGAGACACTGGTGTTTcaggtggactgtctgcaggacGCCCTCGAGAGGGCGGAGGAGATGCTCGCCGAGGCACAACGGGAAGCTGGAGACACCAGTGCG GAGCTGGAGCGAGAGAGGCAGACCAGAAAGAAACTGGAGGATACTGTGGATGCTCTCATGCAAGAGCTGGAGAGCCTGAGAGCG ATGAATCAGGCCACACCTGGTGTGACGGATAGTACAGGAAATGCAGTGGTGATTATAGAGCAAGACAGCAGCCCATCTGGCCTGGGATCTACACAAGGGACAGTGGAATCTCCAGTGAAGAGGTCTTCAGAGACCACTCCAGACGGTGCTCTTCCTTCATCAGAGCAATCTGCCAATGAAGAAGGTAGTTCACATACCCCTCCATTCAGGGACGTACTTAAGCAGTCATCAGTGGATTCTGAAGGCTCGCAGACTGCAGTTACTGAAGACCACCAAGAGAATAAGCAGACGGCAGACAGCACTGTGACCAGTGAGAGCCCCCTTGCCAGATTTAATAGAATAGTCCAAAAGGCCTTTGCTCAATTGCCTTCTTTAGCTTTGGACACCAGCCCTCCCCAAGGCGGGATTATTGGGCGTccccagagcagagcagaggggGGCATGCCTCATGAAGAGGTGCTGGCGGAGACCTCTTCAGAGTGGTGTGACAGTGTGATTTTACAGGAATCCTTTCCAGGTGACGCCCCGTGTGAAGCACAGGAGAATATTCCTGATACTACCCCACCTTTGGTGCAGGCAGAATCGAATGAGGACTCCTCGTCTCTGAGTAATCCTGCTGAGGAACAGAGGGCCGATGCAGATAGCCAGGCAGGTCCTCCTCCCAGCCCTCCTAAGGACCATCAAGACCAACAGCCTGGTCTTGATCCCAAGGGCCTAAAGAACCCTGAGCACTGTACCTTATCTTGA